One window from the genome of Marinobacter sp. LV10R510-11A encodes:
- a CDS encoding sulfite exporter TauE/SafE family protein: MSLLSVFAIYMVLGAFAGTLAGLFGIGGGLIIVPVLIFSFGAQGFGLEVAAHMAVGTSLATIVFTSLSSIRSHHGHGAIRWDVFRPMAVGIVAGAFIGAWTAALLSGAALELIIGLFVILVGIKMLLDVNPPPGRDVAGKPGLGVAGAGIGWASAIFGIGGGTLTVPYLTWSNVRMQQAVGTSAACGLPIAIAGALGNAWTGWNEPALPEYSLGFIYLPALIGIIITSVLFARVGANLAHRLNAKVLKRVFAILLLLVGLRFLLS; this comes from the coding sequence ATGTCCCTGTTATCCGTATTTGCCATTTATATGGTGCTTGGAGCCTTTGCCGGCACCCTTGCAGGCCTGTTCGGCATTGGTGGCGGACTTATTATTGTGCCGGTACTGATTTTTAGTTTTGGGGCGCAGGGCTTCGGTCTTGAGGTTGCCGCTCACATGGCCGTTGGAACGTCGCTGGCGACCATTGTTTTCACATCCCTTAGCTCCATTCGTTCTCACCATGGTCATGGGGCTATTCGCTGGGATGTTTTCCGGCCAATGGCTGTTGGCATTGTGGCCGGTGCTTTTATCGGTGCCTGGACCGCTGCGTTGCTGAGTGGTGCCGCTTTGGAACTGATAATCGGACTATTTGTCATTCTGGTGGGCATCAAGATGCTGCTCGACGTAAACCCACCGCCGGGCAGGGACGTTGCGGGCAAGCCGGGTCTTGGTGTGGCTGGAGCAGGTATTGGCTGGGCCTCGGCCATATTTGGTATAGGCGGCGGAACGCTCACCGTGCCATATTTGACTTGGAGCAACGTTCGAATGCAGCAAGCAGTGGGTACCTCTGCTGCTTGCGGGTTACCGATTGCTATTGCAGGTGCTCTTGGCAATGCCTGGACTGGCTGGAATGAGCCAGCGCTGCCGGAATACAGCCTTGGCTTTATCTATTTGCCTGCCTTGATCGGAATTATTATCACCAGCGTGCTGTTTGCGCGGGTAGGAGCTAATTTGGCACACCGGCTCAACGCCAAGGTGCTGAAGCGTGTTTTTGCCATCTTGCTATTGCTGGTTGGCCTTCGTTTTCTACTAAGCTAA
- a CDS encoding NRDE family protein, translated as MCLIAFSLGQSARFPLVVAANRDEFFRRPTAPLQWWTTEAGDRVLSGRDLQSGGTWLAVSPEGHVTAVTNVREGTPEAGLASRGELPLRALREQESQLQESLANTSARYAGFNLVSLSNTAGWYFSNRDARPGRSIHRGIYGLSNHLLQTPWPKLLRLRKAVGHTVTSAGGSAGNLHKDLTRLLQDTTPAPDHLLPNTGIHRDTERFLSSPFITGAEYGTRATTIVSVSRTGEIHVTEQSWAPEGRPEEYREFHWQR; from the coding sequence ATGTGCCTAATCGCATTTTCTCTTGGCCAGAGCGCGCGTTTTCCGTTGGTGGTTGCCGCCAACCGAGATGAGTTTTTCCGCCGGCCCACGGCGCCGCTGCAGTGGTGGACAACAGAAGCCGGTGACCGGGTGCTGTCCGGCAGGGATCTGCAATCCGGAGGTACCTGGCTGGCCGTGTCCCCCGAAGGCCACGTGACCGCCGTAACGAATGTTCGTGAAGGCACGCCAGAAGCGGGCCTTGCGAGCCGTGGTGAGTTGCCCCTGAGGGCACTCCGGGAACAAGAATCACAGCTACAAGAAAGCTTGGCGAACACCTCTGCACGGTACGCAGGGTTCAACCTTGTAAGCCTCAGCAATACCGCCGGCTGGTACTTCAGCAACCGCGACGCTCGGCCAGGCCGCAGCATTCACCGGGGCATTTATGGTTTGAGCAATCACCTGCTTCAAACTCCGTGGCCCAAGCTTTTACGGCTCAGAAAAGCCGTGGGCCACACCGTGACATCCGCCGGGGGGAGTGCGGGGAATCTACACAAAGACCTTACCCGGTTGCTGCAGGATACAACGCCGGCGCCGGATCATCTGCTCCCTAACACTGGCATACACCGTGACACCGAGCGCTTTCTTTCGTCGCCATTTATAACCGGCGCAGAATATGGCACTCGCGCCACCACAATCGTTAGCGTCTCCCGCACCGGCGAAATCCATGTTACCGAGCAGAGTTGGGCGCCTGAAGGCCGCCCGGAGGAATACCGGGAATTCCACTGGCAGCGATAG
- a CDS encoding exodeoxyribonuclease VII small subunit: MAGQQDATSIADFEKSLDELETLVRNLEEGELSLEQSLAAFERGVKLTRACQQALKSAEQRVEQLVQNDDGTLETRPFSPDDAS; encoded by the coding sequence ATGGCCGGTCAACAAGACGCCACATCCATTGCCGACTTTGAGAAGTCTCTTGATGAGCTGGAAACGTTGGTTCGCAACCTAGAGGAAGGTGAACTCTCCCTTGAGCAATCCCTGGCTGCCTTCGAGCGAGGTGTAAAGCTGACCCGCGCCTGTCAGCAAGCCTTGAAAAGCGCCGAGCAACGGGTTGAGCAACTGGTACAGAACGATGATGGCACGCTGGAAACCCGTCCGTTTTCGCCGGATGACGCCAGCTAA
- a CDS encoding polyprenyl synthetase family protein, protein MHNENPSTMDFLETCRSRVDAELDRRIASGSASERLQAAMSYSVLGGGKRIRPALSLAAANALGQSIDVALVPACAIELIHAYSLVHDDLPAMDNDELRRGRPTAHIAFDEATAILAGDALQALAFEWLAEAPGIEASARLTMIQELARASGHGGMVGGQAIDLESVGKILTLAQLETMHRHKTGALIEASVRIGALTVPGVSEHSLNALTRYAQALGLAFQVQDDLLDIEGDTETIGKPQGSDIARAKPTYPALLGLTGAREHLAALLDNALKNLQGFGPEADPLRAMADYVVARTH, encoded by the coding sequence ATGCATAACGAGAACCCGTCTACCATGGATTTTCTGGAAACCTGTCGCAGCCGCGTGGACGCAGAACTGGATCGCCGCATTGCATCCGGATCTGCCTCTGAGCGGCTTCAGGCCGCCATGAGTTACAGTGTTCTGGGCGGCGGAAAACGTATCCGCCCTGCGCTAAGCTTGGCGGCTGCAAACGCACTGGGGCAAAGCATTGATGTCGCTTTGGTGCCTGCCTGTGCCATCGAGCTGATCCACGCCTATTCGCTTGTGCACGACGACCTACCGGCGATGGATAACGACGAATTACGTCGGGGCCGACCAACCGCACACATTGCCTTCGACGAAGCCACCGCCATTCTGGCCGGTGATGCCTTGCAGGCGCTGGCTTTTGAGTGGCTTGCGGAAGCCCCCGGCATCGAAGCGTCTGCACGGCTGACGATGATTCAGGAACTGGCCCGGGCAAGCGGTCATGGCGGCATGGTGGGTGGCCAAGCCATTGATCTGGAGTCCGTAGGCAAAATCCTGACGTTGGCTCAGCTCGAAACCATGCACCGACATAAAACCGGGGCGCTGATTGAAGCCAGCGTGCGCATTGGAGCACTGACGGTGCCCGGGGTTAGTGAACACTCACTGAATGCGCTAACACGTTACGCCCAGGCTCTTGGGTTGGCATTCCAAGTTCAGGATGACCTGCTAGACATTGAAGGGGATACAGAAACCATCGGAAAACCGCAGGGGTCTGACATTGCCCGCGCAAAACCGACCTATCCCGCTTTGCTAGGGCTGACAGGCGCACGGGAGCACCTCGCCGCACTACTCGACAACGCGCTTAAGAACCTGCAGGGTTTTGGGCCAGAAGCAGACCCCTTGAGGGCCATGGCAGACTATGTGGTGGCAAGAACACATTAA
- the dxs gene encoding 1-deoxy-D-xylulose-5-phosphate synthase: MQDTYIFKEIPSHRPNTPLLDRVDIPAQLRELPSDQLTQFARELRAFLLWSVGQTGGHFGAGLGVLELTVALHYVFNTPEDRLVWDVGHQAYPHKILTGRRERMGSIRRKNGLAGFPKRTESEYDTFGVGHSSTSISAALGMAVAARQQNTGRKSIAVIGDGAMTAGMAFEALNHAGHLHADMLVILNDNDMSISRNVGGLSNYFAKLLSSRTYNQVRDGSKKVLQGTPNLMALAKKTEEHFKGMMAPGTLFEELGFNYIGPIDGHDLPLLVETLENIRELEGPQFLHVVTTKGKGFAPAEADPIGYHAINKIEPVPASKPEPVKPAPSKQKYANVFGQWLCDAAEQDERVSGITPAMCEGSDLLAFSERFPDRYFDVAIAEQHAVTLAAGMACDGAKPVVAIYSTFLQRGYDQLIHDVAIQNLDVLFAIDRAGLVGEDGPTHAGAFDISYLRCIPNMVLMTPSDENETRQLLHTGMLFEGPAAVRYPRGTGPGADIQQELTPLEIGKGRKVREGSHIAILNFGTLLAPALKAAERLGATVADMRFVKPLDEALILELAEQHELLVTLEENAIAGGAGSAVTECLNRQEVSMPVLQLGLPDTFIDHGKHEELLKDCGLNADGIFSAISTRMERLQHQRLKAVK; the protein is encoded by the coding sequence ATGCAGGACACGTATATTTTTAAGGAAATCCCGTCACATCGGCCAAACACACCGCTGCTGGATCGGGTTGACATACCCGCCCAGTTGCGGGAGCTGCCGTCTGACCAGCTTACTCAGTTTGCCAGAGAGCTAAGGGCATTCCTGCTATGGTCCGTGGGGCAGACCGGCGGCCATTTTGGTGCCGGGCTCGGCGTACTTGAACTGACTGTGGCACTACACTATGTGTTCAATACACCGGAAGACCGCTTGGTGTGGGATGTTGGCCACCAAGCGTACCCTCACAAGATTCTTACAGGCCGCCGTGAGCGGATGGGCAGCATCCGGCGCAAGAACGGCTTGGCCGGCTTCCCAAAACGCACTGAAAGCGAATACGACACCTTTGGTGTAGGTCATTCCAGTACGTCCATCAGTGCCGCGCTGGGCATGGCCGTAGCTGCTCGCCAGCAGAACACCGGCCGCAAGAGCATTGCCGTTATCGGTGATGGCGCCATGACTGCCGGTATGGCTTTTGAAGCACTGAACCATGCCGGCCACCTGCACGCCGACATGCTGGTAATTCTGAACGACAACGACATGTCGATTTCGCGCAACGTGGGCGGCTTGTCTAACTATTTTGCCAAACTGCTTTCAAGCCGCACCTATAACCAAGTGCGCGATGGCAGCAAGAAAGTCCTTCAGGGCACGCCAAACCTGATGGCTCTGGCCAAGAAAACCGAAGAACACTTCAAAGGTATGATGGCGCCGGGCACCTTGTTTGAAGAACTGGGTTTCAATTACATCGGCCCCATTGATGGCCACGACCTGCCACTGCTGGTCGAAACCCTTGAGAATATCCGCGAGCTGGAAGGCCCACAGTTTCTCCATGTGGTGACCACCAAAGGCAAAGGCTTCGCACCAGCTGAGGCTGACCCAATCGGTTACCACGCCATCAACAAGATTGAGCCAGTGCCAGCCAGCAAGCCCGAACCGGTCAAACCTGCACCCTCGAAGCAAAAATACGCGAACGTGTTCGGACAATGGCTGTGCGATGCAGCGGAGCAGGATGAGCGCGTAAGCGGCATTACGCCTGCAATGTGCGAAGGGTCCGATCTGCTGGCATTCTCCGAGCGCTTCCCGGATCGTTATTTCGACGTGGCCATTGCCGAGCAGCATGCCGTAACACTTGCAGCGGGTATGGCCTGTGATGGCGCAAAGCCGGTGGTTGCGATTTACTCCACGTTTTTACAGCGGGGGTACGATCAGTTAATACACGATGTGGCGATCCAGAACCTAGATGTACTGTTCGCAATCGACCGCGCCGGGCTGGTAGGCGAAGACGGCCCTACCCACGCAGGCGCCTTTGACATCAGTTACCTGCGATGCATTCCCAACATGGTTCTGATGACGCCCTCAGATGAAAACGAAACACGCCAGTTGCTTCATACCGGCATGTTGTTTGAAGGCCCGGCAGCCGTTCGGTATCCCAGAGGAACCGGGCCAGGAGCAGACATTCAGCAAGAACTTACTCCTTTGGAGATCGGCAAGGGGCGCAAGGTTCGCGAAGGCAGCCACATTGCCATTCTCAACTTTGGCACGCTGCTCGCTCCGGCGCTGAAGGCCGCAGAAAGGTTGGGGGCGACGGTGGCCGATATGCGTTTCGTTAAGCCGCTCGATGAGGCCCTGATCCTTGAGCTGGCAGAACAGCACGAGCTTCTAGTAACCCTGGAAGAGAACGCCATTGCCGGTGGTGCGGGCAGTGCCGTCACCGAATGCCTGAACCGCCAGGAAGTGTCCATGCCGGTGCTTCAACTTGGGTTGCCGGACACCTTTATTGATCACGGCAAACACGAAGAACTGCTCAAAGACTGCGGGCTGAATGCTGATGGCATATTCTCTGCCATCAGCACTCGAATGGAGCGGCTACAGCATCAGCGACTGAAAGCGGTCAAATAA
- the ribA gene encoding GTP cyclohydrolase II: MAVRYIESCRLPTPFGVFDMHGFEELDTGKEHVALTLGSLDGDEPMLARTHSECLTGDALYSMRCDCGYQLEEALRSIAREGRGVLMYLRQEGRGIGLLNKIRAYNLQDQGADTVEANERLGFAADLRDYSMCKDMLEHLDIKSLRLMTNNPRKVNALTSYGIEITERVPLNVGRNPHNEHYLNTKQSKLGHWLESHQDDDLQG; this comes from the coding sequence GTGGCTGTTCGTTACATCGAATCTTGCCGGTTGCCGACCCCTTTCGGGGTATTCGACATGCACGGCTTTGAAGAGCTGGACACGGGAAAGGAGCATGTTGCTCTGACCCTGGGATCGCTGGATGGTGACGAACCCATGCTGGCTCGAACGCACTCCGAATGCCTGACCGGCGATGCGCTATACAGCATGCGTTGCGATTGTGGTTACCAGCTAGAAGAGGCATTGCGCAGCATTGCCCGTGAAGGGCGAGGCGTTCTGATGTACCTGCGCCAGGAAGGTCGCGGTATTGGTTTGCTCAACAAGATCCGTGCGTACAATCTGCAGGACCAGGGGGCGGATACCGTGGAGGCAAACGAGCGACTTGGTTTTGCGGCGGATCTACGTGATTACAGCATGTGTAAAGATATGCTGGAGCACTTGGATATCAAAAGCTTGCGCCTGATGACAAACAATCCCCGTAAGGTGAATGCTCTGACCTCATACGGTATCGAGATCACCGAGCGGGTTCCCCTGAACGTGGGCCGAAACCCCCATAACGAGCACTATCTGAATACCAAGCAGAGCAAGCTCGGACATTGGCTGGAGAGCCATCAGGACGATGATCTCCAGGGTTAA
- the moaC gene encoding cyclic pyranopterin monophosphate synthase MoaC: MSKLTHLDDKGEARMVDVTDKAVTEREARAEARIHMNGETLRMITEGEHPKGDVLAVARIAGIMAAKRTHDLIPLCHSLNLTSVKVELTPGADGASVHILTRCKLSGQTGVEMEALTAASVAALTLYDMCKAVDKGMEIGGVRLLEKKGGRSGHWMAGNP, encoded by the coding sequence GTGAGTAAATTGACACATCTTGATGACAAGGGCGAAGCCCGAATGGTCGACGTAACGGACAAAGCCGTAACAGAGCGAGAAGCCCGTGCCGAAGCAAGGATTCACATGAACGGGGAGACCCTCAGGATGATCACCGAAGGGGAGCACCCAAAGGGTGATGTGCTGGCTGTTGCCCGTATTGCTGGGATTATGGCGGCCAAAAGAACACACGATCTAATTCCATTGTGTCACTCCCTAAATCTCACCTCGGTGAAGGTAGAGCTCACCCCGGGGGCTGATGGCGCATCGGTGCACATATTGACCCGCTGCAAGCTTTCGGGCCAGACAGGTGTCGAAATGGAAGCGTTGACTGCAGCGAGTGTGGCAGCGCTTACGCTGTATGACATGTGCAAAGCTGTCGACAAGGGTATGGAGATCGGTGGCGTGCGTCTACTGGAGAAAAAGGGTGGTCGCAGCGGACATTGGATGGCCGGCAACCCGTAA
- a CDS encoding Nudix family hydrolase, translating to MTRAEADVQEVHVAVGVIIREGRVLIARRPDYVHQGGLLEFPGGKVEPEETVQAALVREIAEETGLHIPLDSLHPMIGIRHDYGDKRVFLDVWRTEQAQGEPHGREGQSIDWVNPNRLRDEDFPAANRPIIRALQLPFLLAITGHVRTGDAGLQQLHKALAKLPASDRARLVLLRAPGLAAEDYDCLAESALYVCEAAGAGLMLHGSSGVFDGNPDAAGLHLPWREAEKLDARPVPDGVWLGVSCHNAREIDHAVAIGADYVTLGPVKPTATHPEAPVMGWAEFRDLVSHAPIPVFGLGGLGLADLDEVQQAGGQGVAGIRYWWPQS from the coding sequence ATGACCAGAGCAGAAGCGGATGTTCAGGAAGTGCATGTAGCAGTCGGCGTTATTATTCGGGAAGGGCGAGTGCTTATCGCCCGCCGGCCCGACTATGTTCACCAGGGTGGCTTGCTGGAGTTTCCCGGCGGTAAGGTTGAGCCGGAAGAAACGGTACAGGCTGCGCTGGTTCGTGAGATTGCCGAGGAAACCGGGTTACATATCCCGTTGGACAGTTTGCATCCAATGATTGGTATTCGCCACGATTACGGCGACAAGCGAGTGTTTCTGGATGTTTGGAGAACGGAGCAGGCCCAAGGTGAACCCCATGGTCGTGAAGGGCAGTCCATAGACTGGGTGAACCCAAACCGTCTGCGGGACGAAGACTTTCCTGCGGCTAACCGGCCCATTATCCGGGCGCTGCAGTTGCCATTCTTGCTGGCTATAACCGGCCATGTGCGCACGGGTGATGCCGGCCTACAGCAGCTGCATAAGGCACTTGCCAAGTTGCCAGCGAGTGATCGCGCCAGGTTGGTACTGCTGCGGGCGCCGGGGTTGGCCGCAGAGGATTATGATTGCTTGGCTGAGTCTGCGCTATACGTTTGTGAGGCGGCCGGTGCCGGCCTTATGCTTCATGGGTCGTCTGGAGTTTTTGATGGCAACCCGGATGCTGCGGGGCTGCATTTGCCCTGGCGTGAGGCCGAAAAGTTGGATGCGAGACCTGTGCCAGATGGGGTTTGGTTGGGGGTTTCCTGCCACAATGCCCGCGAGATAGATCATGCGGTCGCCATTGGAGCGGATTATGTGACCTTGGGCCCGGTAAAGCCGACGGCTACCCATCCTGAGGCTCCAGTTATGGGGTGGGCGGAATTCCGCGATCTGGTTTCCCATGCGCCGATCCCGGTTTTTGGGCTAGGCGGGTTGGGGTTAGCTGATCTTGATGAGGTGCAGCAGGCGGGCGGTCAGGGCGTGGCTGGTATTCGTTACTGGTGGCCACAAAGCTGA
- the argJ gene encoding bifunctional glutamate N-acetyltransferase/amino-acid acetyltransferase ArgJ has product MAVGPGTLPEFFPVAGVKLGIASAGIKKPGRNDIVVFELAPGSRAAGLFTRNQFCAAPVTLSRRHLAEKAPRYLLINTGNANAGTGARGVEDALACCQALAQQAGVSAAEVLPFSTGVIGEPLPVQKIVNALPSALASTGDNRWAEAASGIMTTDTRPKGATARIDLGGHIVAISGISKGAGMIRPNMATMLGFIATDACIAPDALQALASELGEQSFNRITIDGDTSTNDACTLIASGQYDGPEITLDSPHLPVLRDALKEIYLNLAHAIVRDGEGATKFVTIHVSGAAAQQEALDVAYTVAHSPLVKTALFASDANWGRILAAVGRAGVADLDVNALEIFLGNVCLVRDGGRAEDYSEERGQAVMDQEEITIGIDLKRGNVSETVWTCDFSHDYVTINADYRS; this is encoded by the coding sequence ATGGCGGTCGGACCCGGAACCTTACCCGAATTTTTCCCAGTAGCGGGTGTTAAACTGGGCATTGCCAGCGCCGGCATTAAAAAACCCGGGCGCAACGATATAGTGGTGTTTGAGCTAGCACCGGGTAGCCGGGCTGCCGGTCTGTTTACCCGCAACCAGTTCTGCGCTGCGCCGGTCACCTTGAGCCGTAGGCACCTGGCGGAGAAAGCGCCGCGTTACCTTTTGATCAATACTGGAAATGCCAACGCGGGCACGGGCGCGCGCGGCGTGGAAGACGCTCTTGCTTGCTGCCAAGCGCTGGCACAGCAAGCCGGCGTGAGTGCCGCCGAGGTGCTGCCGTTCTCAACGGGGGTGATTGGTGAGCCGTTGCCGGTGCAAAAAATCGTAAATGCACTGCCGTCGGCCCTGGCTAGCACTGGGGACAACCGCTGGGCGGAAGCAGCCAGCGGCATCATGACAACCGACACCCGCCCAAAGGGCGCCACAGCGCGGATCGATCTAGGTGGTCACATAGTCGCTATTTCCGGCATCAGTAAGGGCGCGGGCATGATTCGACCCAACATGGCTACTATGCTGGGTTTTATTGCCACCGACGCCTGTATTGCGCCAGACGCGCTCCAGGCACTGGCATCAGAGCTTGGGGAACAGTCGTTTAACCGCATTACTATCGATGGGGACACCTCCACCAACGATGCCTGCACGTTGATAGCCAGTGGCCAGTATGACGGGCCGGAAATTACTCTGGACAGCCCGCACTTGCCGGTGCTTCGGGATGCGTTAAAAGAAATTTATCTGAATCTCGCGCACGCCATTGTGCGTGATGGCGAAGGTGCAACCAAGTTTGTCACCATTCATGTTAGCGGTGCTGCGGCTCAGCAAGAGGCGTTGGATGTGGCTTATACAGTTGCGCACTCGCCACTGGTGAAAACCGCGTTGTTTGCATCGGATGCCAACTGGGGGCGGATTTTGGCAGCGGTCGGCCGGGCCGGCGTTGCAGATTTGGACGTTAATGCCCTGGAAATCTTCCTCGGGAACGTATGCCTCGTGCGGGATGGCGGTCGAGCGGAGGATTATTCTGAGGAGCGCGGGCAGGCGGTTATGGATCAGGAAGAGATCACCATTGGCATTGACCTTAAACGGGGAAATGTCAGCGAAACAGTTTGGACCTGCGATTTTTCCCATGACTACGTAACCATTAACGCCGACTACCGTAGCTAA
- the secA gene encoding preprotein translocase subunit SecA gives MFSKFATKMFGSKNAREIKRMRKWALRVNELEEQFGNLADTELQGKTAEFRRRLDEGESLDALLPEAFATVREAGRRVMGMRHYDVQLVGGITLHEGRIAEMKTGEGKTLVATVAVYLNALPSKGVHVITVNDYLASRDADWMGKLYSFLGLQVGVIVAGQPPEDKRAAYQADITYGTNNEFGFDYLRDNMAFSTDDKVQRGLYYAIVDEVDSILIDEARTPLIISGATEDSSKAYLAINELIPSLEQGEESEEGEPSGDFTIDEKSRQVELTEAGHERVEELLLSRELLREGESLYSAANLSLLHHVHSALRAHHLFQKDVDYIVQGDQVVIVDEHTGRTMPGRRWSEGLHQAMEAKEGLTIQAESQTLASTTFQNYFRLYDKLAGMTGTADTEAFEFRQIYGLDVVVIPPNKPIQRIDYNDLVYLTQDEKFHAIIDEIKDVTGEGRPILVGTASIEASELLSMLLKKARIEHKILNAKQHESEAQIIAQAGRPGAVTIATNMAGRGTDIVLGGNWEHEADAMGSATEEEAARLKAEWTERHNQVLDAGGLHIVGTERHESRRIDNQLRGRAGRQGDPGSSRFFLSLEDNLMRIFAPDKVKSLMQAMGMKKGEAIEHRMVTNAIEKSQRKVEGRNFDMRKTLLEYDDVANDQRTVIYDQRNEVMSSEDVSEMVNTIREDVVDVLISEHIPPQSMPEQWDVGGLETQLQSEMSIDLPVQAWLEEDKKLFEDNLRQKILDEIVAAYRAKEEVAGAESMRKFEKQVFLQVLDTLWKEHLSNMDHLRRGIHLRGYAQKNPKQEFKREAFSMFETMLETMKRDVARVLCHVRVQSREELEEVERRRKEELEQELAKARLRHDETSVTQSEGGRGNGGGAGDSRQTTPETFVRQERKVGRNEPCPCGSGKKFKQCCGKVS, from the coding sequence ATGTTCTCAAAGTTTGCAACCAAGATGTTCGGCAGTAAAAATGCCAGGGAAATCAAGAGAATGCGCAAGTGGGCCTTGCGTGTTAATGAGCTTGAAGAGCAGTTTGGCAATCTAGCGGACACCGAGTTGCAGGGCAAAACGGCCGAGTTCCGTCGCCGGCTCGATGAAGGCGAGAGTCTAGATGCACTGCTGCCTGAGGCTTTTGCGACGGTTCGTGAAGCAGGGCGCCGCGTTATGGGCATGCGCCACTACGATGTACAGCTGGTTGGCGGTATCACCCTGCACGAGGGTCGGATTGCGGAGATGAAGACCGGTGAGGGTAAAACACTGGTCGCAACCGTTGCTGTGTATCTCAACGCCCTGCCTAGCAAGGGCGTACACGTTATAACCGTGAACGATTACCTAGCCAGCCGCGACGCGGATTGGATGGGTAAGCTCTATAGCTTCCTTGGGTTGCAGGTAGGTGTCATCGTTGCCGGCCAACCGCCGGAAGACAAGCGCGCTGCTTACCAGGCGGACATCACTTACGGTACCAACAACGAATTCGGCTTTGATTATCTGCGCGATAACATGGCATTCAGCACTGACGACAAGGTGCAGCGTGGCCTCTACTACGCGATTGTGGACGAAGTCGACTCCATTCTTATCGATGAAGCACGTACGCCACTGATTATTTCGGGTGCCACAGAAGACAGCTCTAAAGCGTACTTGGCCATTAATGAATTGATCCCAAGCTTGGAGCAGGGTGAGGAAAGCGAAGAGGGCGAGCCCTCTGGCGATTTCACCATTGATGAAAAATCGCGCCAAGTTGAGCTGACTGAGGCGGGTCATGAAAGAGTTGAAGAGCTGCTATTAAGCCGCGAACTGCTGCGAGAAGGTGAGAGCCTCTACTCGGCCGCCAACCTTAGCCTGCTGCACCACGTGCACTCAGCGCTCCGTGCTCACCATTTATTCCAAAAAGATGTGGATTACATTGTTCAGGGCGACCAAGTTGTCATTGTTGACGAACACACAGGCCGTACCATGCCAGGCCGGCGCTGGAGTGAAGGCCTGCACCAGGCAATGGAGGCCAAAGAAGGCCTGACGATTCAGGCTGAGAGCCAGACCCTGGCTTCAACCACATTCCAGAACTACTTCCGGCTTTACGACAAGCTAGCAGGTATGACGGGTACCGCTGATACGGAGGCCTTCGAGTTCCGCCAAATCTACGGCCTTGATGTGGTGGTTATACCGCCCAACAAGCCAATCCAGCGAATTGATTACAACGATCTTGTTTACCTGACCCAGGATGAGAAATTCCACGCCATCATTGATGAGATCAAGGATGTCACGGGCGAAGGCAGGCCCATCCTGGTGGGTACCGCTTCTATTGAGGCCTCTGAGCTGCTCTCTATGCTTCTGAAAAAGGCGCGCATTGAGCACAAAATCCTTAACGCTAAACAGCATGAGTCAGAAGCGCAGATTATTGCCCAGGCAGGCCGCCCGGGTGCTGTGACCATCGCCACTAATATGGCTGGCCGAGGTACAGATATTGTATTGGGCGGTAACTGGGAGCACGAAGCCGATGCCATGGGCTCTGCGACGGAAGAGGAAGCTGCGCGCCTCAAAGCCGAATGGACCGAGCGGCATAATCAGGTGTTGGACGCCGGCGGCCTGCACATTGTGGGCACCGAGCGCCATGAGTCCCGCCGTATAGATAACCAGTTGCGCGGCCGTGCCGGGCGACAGGGTGACCCAGGTTCTTCCCGTTTCTTTCTGTCCCTGGAAGATAATCTGATGCGCATCTTTGCGCCGGATAAGGTTAAGAGCCTGATGCAGGCGATGGGCATGAAGAAGGGCGAGGCCATTGAGCATCGCATGGTCACGAACGCCATTGAAAAATCCCAGCGAAAGGTTGAAGGCCGTAACTTCGACATGCGTAAAACGCTGCTTGAGTACGATGACGTAGCCAACGATCAGCGCACGGTCATTTACGACCAGCGTAACGAAGTTATGTCGTCTGAGGATGTCTCTGAGATGGTTAACACCATCCGTGAGGACGTCGTTGATGTGTTGATTAGCGAGCATATTCCACCCCAGAGCATGCCCGAGCAGTGGGACGTGGGTGGCCTTGAAACTCAGCTGCAATCGGAAATGTCAATCGACCTGCCAGTTCAGGCCTGGCTGGAAGAAGATAAAAAGCTTTTCGAAGACAACCTGCGCCAGAAAATTCTGGACGAAATTGTGGCAGCTTACCGAGCCAAAGAAGAGGTTGCCGGCGCTGAATCCATGCGCAAATTCGAGAAGCAGGTGTTCCTGCAGGTTCTGGATACGCTATGGAAAGAACACCTCTCAAACATGGATCACCTGCGCCGTGGTATCCATCTGCGCGGCTACGCCCAGAAGAACCCCAAGCAGGAATTTAAGCGTGAAGCGTTTAGCATGTTTGAAACCATGCTTGAAACCATGAAGCGAGATGTAGCCCGTGTTCTTTGCCATGTTCGTGTGCAGAGCCGCGAAGAGTTGGAAGAGGTTGAACGTCGTCGTAAAGAGGAGCTTGAACAGGAGCTTGCCAAGGCACGCCTGCGTCATGATGAGACCAGTGTTACCCAGAGCGAAGGCGGAAGAGGGAATGGTGGTGGCGCCGGCGATTCGCGGCAAACGACTCCCGAAACCTTCGTGCGACAAGAGCGCAAGGTGGGCCGAAACGAGCCCTGCCCATGCGGATCTGGCAAAAAGTTCAAGCAGTGTTGTGGAAAGGTGAGCTAA